GCAACGTCTCCGACGACGTCCGCCGCGACGCCCCGGCCCGCTACCTGACCCTCATCCTCGACGGGCTGCAGGCGAAGCCGGGGACACCGCTGCCCGGGCGACCGGTGGGGCCCGAGGACATCGCGCTGGCGAAGGACTACACCGAGGGCTGACCGCGCCGGCCCGGCACCAGCGCGCGCAGCACGTGGTAGCCGACCAGCGTCACCAGGGTGCCCAGGGCGATGCCGTTGAGGCTGAACTGCGGGGTGATCTCCAGCGAGACGCCCCCGATGCCCATCACCAGGCCGGCGGCCAGCGGCAGCAGGTTGACCGGGTCGCCGAAGTCCACCCGGTTCTCCACCCAGATCTTCGCGCCGAGCAGGCCGATCATGCCGTAGAGCACGACGGTGATGCCGCCGAGCACACCGCCCGGGGTCGCCGCGATCACCGCGCCGAACTTGGGGCACAGCCCGAACAGGACCGCCACCACCGCGGCGACCCAGTAGGCCGCGGTGGAGTACACGCGGGTGGCCGCCATGACGCCGATGTTCTCCGCGTAGGTGGTGGTGGGCGGGCCGCCCACCGCGGTGGACAGCGTGCTGGCGAAGCCGTCGGCGAAGATCGCGCGGCCCATGTGGGAGTCCAGCCGCGTGCCGGTCATCTCCTCGACCGCCTTGACGTGCCCGGCGTTCTCGGCGATCAGCGCGATCACCACCGGCAGCACCACGACCACCGCGGAGAGCTCGAAGGACGGCGCGTGCAACGCGGGCAGTCCGAACCAGGGCGCGTCGGCGACCGCGCTGAGGTCGACCCGCGGGTGCGTGCCGACCACCCCGTTGGCGTCCGGCGCGGTGATCGGGCCGAAGCCCAGGTCGAACAGCCAGGACAGGCCGTAGCCGACGACCAGGCCGAGGAACACCGCGATGCGCGACCAGAACCCGCGCAGCAGCGCGCTGCACCCGAGCACCACGAGCATGGTGATGAGCGCGATCCACTGGTCCTGCGGCCAGTAGGTGGAGGCCACCACCGGAGCGAGGTTGAACCCGATCAGCATCACCACGGCCCCGGAGACCGCGGGCGGCAGGACCCGGTGCACCACCTGTGCGCCGACGACGTGGATGAGCAGGCCGACGGCGGAGAGCACCAGGGCGCACACCAGCAGCGCGCCGGTCACCGTCGAGGTGTCCCCTCCCCCGGCGCGGACCACCGCCACCACGCCCACGAACGAGGCGCTGCTGCCGAGGTAGCTGGGGATCTTGCCCTGCACGATGAGCAGGAACAGGATCGTCGCGACCCCGGAGACCATGATCGCCAGGTTGGGGTCGAGCCCCATCAGCACCGGGAAGACGAACGTCGCCCCGAACATCGCGACCACGTGCTGCGCGCCGAGGCCGACGGTGCGCCCCCAGGACAGGCGTTCGTCCGGGGCGACCGCCTCCCCGGGCCGCGGGGTGCTGCCGTCACCGTGCACCCGCCAGCCGATGCCGAGCCTGGCGCCGAGTCCCTGCCGCATGGCGTGCCTTCCTGCTCCGCCCGCCGCGCGGGCCGGTGTCGTGTCGCGCGGAACTCTACAAAGCAGGGGCGGTGTGACCGGCGCCGCAACGCGATCGTCACCCGGTGTTCACCGGTGGTCGCGGACCGCAGCGCGGCCTCAGCGCAAGGCCGGGACGATCCGCTCGCCGTAGGCGTCCACAGTGGCGTCGATGGCGTCGTGCATGGCGTAGATCGCGAACTGGTCGACTCCCGCCTCGCGGAGCTCGTGCAGCTTGGCCACGTGCTGCTCGGGCGGCCCGAGCAGGCAGAACCGGTCCACGATCTCGTCGGGCACGAAGTCCGTGCTGCGGTTGCCTGCCCGGCCGTGGTGGGAGTAGTCGTAGCCCTGGCGGCCCTTGATGTAGTCGGTGAGCGCGGAGGGCACCGCTTCCGCGGAGTCGCCGTAGCGGGCGACCAGGTCGGCGACGTGGTTGCCGACCATGCCGCCGAACCAGCGGCACTGCTCGCGGGCGTGCGCGAGGTCGTCGCCGACGTAAGCCGGGGCGGCCACGCACACGGTGATCGACTCCGGGTCGCGGCCGGCGTCGCGGGCGGCCTGGCGCACGTGGTCGACCATCCAGCGCGTCAGGTACGGGTCGGCGAGCTGCAGGATGAACCCGTCCGCCTGGCGCCCCACCAGCTCCAGCGCCTTCGGGCCGTAGGCGCCCATCCAGACCGGCAGCTGCCCGTCGCGCACCCACGGCAGCCGCACCGCGGTGCCGTTCAGCTGCACCTCCCGCCCCTCGGCGAGGTCCTTGATGACCTGCATGGCGTGTTCCAGGTTGGCCAGCGTGGTCGGGTGCCCGCCGGTCACCCGCACCGCCGAGTCGCCGCGGCCGATGCCGCACACCGTGCGCGGCCCGAACATGTCGTTGAGCGTGGCGAAGGCGGAGGCGGTGACGGTCCAGTCCCGGGTGACCGGGTTGGTCACCATGGTGCCGACCCGCAGCCGCTCCGTGGCGGACAGGACCTGGCTGTGGATGACGAACGGTTCCTGCCACAGCACGCAGGAGTCGAACGTCCAGCCGTGGCTGAAGCCCAGCTCCTCGGCGCGACGCATCCGCTCCACCACCGACCAGGCCGGGGGATCGGTCTGCAGGACGAGCCCGAAGTCCATCGTGGACCCCTTTCGACGAGATCAGGTCGGGTTGCTCCGTCGCCGGTCAGGTCAGGTACTGGCAGGTGTCGCGACGCAGGAAGCGGCCGTGGCCGGCGCGCCCCAGGTAGGCGCCGTCGTCGACGATCACCTGGCCGCGGGACAGCACGGTGCGCACCGCGCCGGTGACCGTCCGGCCCTCGTAGGCGTTGTAGTCGACGTTCATGTGGTGGGTCTGCGCGGAGAGGACGTGCTCCCGGTGCGGGTCGTAGACCACGATGTCGGCGTCCGAGCCGGGCGCGATGGTGCCCTTGCGCGGGTGCAGGCCGAACATCCGCGCCGGGGTGGTGCAGGCCAGCTCGACCCACCGGCGGCGGCTGATGTGCCCGTCGACGACCGCCTGGTGCAGCAGGTCGACCCGGTTCTCCACGCCCGGGATCCCGTTGGGGATCTTGGAGAAGTCCCCGAGCCCCAGCTCCTTCTGGTCCTTGAAGCAGAACGGGCAGTGGTCGGTGGAGACCACCGACAGGTCGTTGGTGCGCAGCGCCCGCCACAGGTGGGCCTGGTGCGCGACGGGGCGCAGCGGGGTCGAGCAGACGTACTTGGCGCCCTCGAACTCCGGCCGGGCCAGGTCGTCGGCGCTGAGGAACAGGTACTGCGGGCAGGTCTCGCCGAAGACGGCGAGCCCGTCGTCGCGGGCCCGGGCGAGTTCGGCGACCGCTTCGCCGGCCGACACGTGCACCACGTACAGCGGCGCCCCGGCCACCCGGGCGAGCTGGATCGCCCGGTGGGTCGCCTCCGCCTCCAGCAGCGGGTGCCGCACCTGCCCGTGGTAGCGGGGGTCGGTGCGGCCCGCGGCCAGGGCCTGCTGCACCAGCACGTCGATGGCGATGCCGTTCTCGGCGTGCACCATCGTCAGCGCGCCGTTGTCCGCGGCCTGCTGCATGGCGCGCAGGATCTGCCCGTCGTCGCTGTAGAACACGCCGGGGTAGGCCATGAACATCTTGAAGCTGGTGATCCCCTCGGCGACCAGGGCGTCCACCTCCTTGAGCGCGTCGTCACCGACGTCGGAGAGGATCATGTGGAAGCCGTAGTCGACGGCGCACCGCCCGTCCGCCTCGGCGTGCCAGGCGTCCAGGCCCTCGCGCAGCGAGCCGCCCACCGGCTGGATCGCGAAGTCCACGATCGTGGTGGTGCCGCCCCACGCCGCCGCCCGGGTCCCGGTCTCGAAGGTGTCCGAGGCGTAGGTGCCGCCGAAGGGCATCTGCATGTGGGTGTGCCCGTCCACGGCGCCGGGGATGACGTAGTGGCCCGCGGCGTCGACGACGGTGTCGGCGCCGTCCACCCACTGCTCGGCGACCTCCGGCGCGGCGATCGCGGCGACCTGCTCGCCCTCGACGAGGACGTCCGCGCGGACCTCCTCGGTCGCGGTGATCACCAGGCCACCGCGGATGACCGTGCGGCTCATCGTGTCCCCACCTCCTCCAGTGCCGACAACAGGATCCGAGCGCCGTCGCGCGCCTCCTCCTCGGTGAGGCTCAGCGGGGGCGCGATGCGCAGCACGTTGCCGTCCAGCCCGCCCTTGCCGACGAGCAGACCGGCCGACTTGGTCGCCTCGAGCACCGCGGTGGCCAGCTCCGGGGCCGGGGACCCGTCGGGGCGCACCAGCTCGACGCCGAGCATCAGGCCCTTCCCGCGCACCTCCGCGACCGCGGGGACCCGGCCGACCGCGGCGTCGAGCTGCCCGCGCAGGACCGCGCCAACGCGCGCGGCGTTGCCCTGCAGGTCGTGCGCGACGAGGTGGTCGAGGTTGGCCAGCGCCCCGGCCGCGGTGATCGGGCTGCCGCCGAAGGTGGAGATCGAGTTGGCGCCGAGGCAGTTCATCACCTCGGCGCGGGCGATGACCCCACCGATGGACAGCCCGTTGCCGATGCCCTTGGCGAAGGTGACGACGTCCGGCGCACCGCAGGCGTCGTGCGCCTGCCAGCCCCAGAAGTGCTCGCCGGTGCGGCCCCACCCGGTCTGCACCTCGTCGCTGATCCAGAGGATGCCGCTGCGGTCGAGCACCTCCTTGAACCGCGCGAACAGCCCGTCGGGCGGCAGCGTGAACCCGCCGACGCCCTGGACCGGCTCGGCGATCAGGCACGCCACGGTGCCGTGCAGCTGGCCGAGCACGTCCTCCAGGTCGGCGACGCAGGCCTCGGTGAAGTCCTCGTCGGACAGGTCGGCCAGCGGGGTCCCGCGCCGCCGGCTGCCGTGCACGTAGGAGGTCTGCACCGGCGACAGGCTCGTCGGCGACCAGCCGCGGTTGCCGGTCACGGCCAGCGCCGAGAAGGAGCGACCGTGGTAGCTGTTGCGCAGCGCCAGCACCTGGTTGGAGCCGCGGTAGGTGGTGGCCAGCAGCAGCGCGGCGTCGTTGGCCTCGGTCCCGCTGGTCGTGAAGAACACCCGCGGGTCGTCGATGCCGGACAGCTCCGCGACGCGCTCGGCCAGCTCGACCATCGGGCGGTTGAGGTAGAGCGTCGAGGTGTGCAGGACCTTGCCGGCCTGCTCGCGGACCGCGGCGGTGACCTCCGGGAGGGCGTGCGCGGTCATCGTGGTGAGGATGCCGCCGAAGAAGTCCAGGTACCGGTTCCCCTCGGCGTCCCAGACGTACCGCCCCTCGCCGCGTTCGACGTCGATGGGCTCGTCGTAGTACAGCGCCAGCCACTCCGGCAGCACCGCGCGGTGCCGCTTGGCCAGCTCGGCGTGCGTGCTCGTCATCGTCTCCCCAATCGGCGGTGCTGACGGCGCACCGCGGTGCGGGTCTCCGTGCGCCGCTGCGCCGAGCTCGGCGGGCCCGGCCGGCGGTCAGGTGGTCATCGCGAGCGACTCCTCGCTCCCGCCGCGTGTCCCGGTGCTCACGGGGCGGTCAGCGGCTGGTAGGCGTCGGGGCGCCGGTCGCGGTAGAAGGCCCACTTCTGGCGGACCTCCTCGATCAGGTCGAAGTCCAGGTCGCGCACCACCAGCTCCTCGTCGGTGTCGCTGGCCGGGTCGCCGACGAACTGGCCGTAGGGGTCGACGAAGTAGCTGGTGCCGTAGAAGTCGTTGTCGCCGTACTCCTCCACGCCGACGCGGTTGATCGCCGCGATGAAGTACTCGTTGGCCACCGCCGCGGCGGGCTGCTCGAGCTTCCACAGGTAGGACGACAGCCCGCGGCTGGTCGCCGACGGGTTGTACACCAGCTGCGCCCCGGCCAGGCCGAGCGCCCGCCAGCCCTCCGGGAAGTGCCGGTCGTAGCAGATGTAGACGCCGATCCGGCCGACGGCGGTGTCGAACACCGGCCAGCCGAGGTTGCCGGGGCGGAAGTAGTACTTCTCCCAGAACCCCGGCAGGTGCGGCAGGTGGTGCTTGCGGTACTTGCCGAGGTAGGTGCCGTCGGCGTCGATCACCGCGGCGGTGTTGTAGTAGAAGCCCGGGCCGTCGACCTCGTAGAGCGGCACCACCAGCACCATGCCGGTCTCCCGCGCCAGCGCGCACATCCGCTGCACGGTGGGCCCGTCCGGGACCGGCTCGGCCCAGCGGTGGTGCTCGGCTTCCTGCACCTGGCAGAAGTACGGGGCGTTGAACACCTCCTGGAAGCCGATGACCTGCGCGCCCTGCGCGGCGGCGGCGCGGACGTGGGCCTCGTGCTGGTCGACCATCGACGCGGTGTCCCCGGTCCACTTCGCCTGGACCAGCGCGGCTCGAACGGTGTTGGACATGGTTGCGCTGCACCTCCGGTCGGTGGAGCAGGACGAGCCGATCGGCCCGCTCACCGACGGTATGGCCACCCATCGCCACGCGCAATGATCAACCGGTTACGCATTGTTCCCATTCAGCCGGGCGCCGACCGCGCCACGCCCCGGGCGTGGGCCGATGCCGCGGGTGCCCCGGTGCCCCGCCGCTCGAATTCCTACGAACAGGCGAAGCACCGGTGCGTCGTGCCGACGGCGGTCCACAGAGGTCGCACCGGGGACGGGTGAGCGCGGTCAGTCGGTGGAGAGCAGGTCCGCGGCGCGGCCTTCGAGCGCCCGGGCCATCTCGGTGGCGCGCGGGAACATGCTCCGCTCGTAGCAGCGGACCGCGTCGGCGACGGTGGGGGCGGTCGCGAGCGCGAGGGCGAGCTCGCCGGCGTCGAGCATGGCGAGGTTGACGCCGACGCCGAGCGGCGGCATCAGGTGGGCGGCGTCGCCGAGCAGCGTCACCGTCGGGTCGTGCGGCCAGGTGTGCGGGACGGGGAGCGCGAAGATCGGGCGGTCGACGTAGGCGCCGTCGTTGTCGGTGATCATCCGGAGCAGGCGCGGTGACCAGTGGCCGTACTCCTCCAGCAGCAGGGCGCGGATGCCGTCGGTGTCGTCCGCGCGCAGACCGCTGCGGCTCAGCCAGTCGACCGGGACCCGCCGGACGAGGTGGACGCGGAGGCGGCCCCCGCTGCCCCGCTGGGCGAACAGGGCGCGCTCGCCGTCGGCGGCGTGCGCGCTGCCCTGGCCGACGAGCGCGGCGATCTCGGGGTGCCGCTCGTCGACGTCGGAGAACCACGCCTCCAGAAGACTGATGCCGGTGTGCTCCGGGACGGCGCGGGACACTGCCGCGCGCACCCGGGAGAAGGCGCCGTCGGCGCCGATGACCAGGTCGGCCTCGGTGGTCGTGCCGTCGGCGAAGCGCAGCCGCCGCGGGCCGCCGGCGGGCCCGCTGATCGTGTCGAGCGCGTGTCCCCAGCGCACGGTGCCCGGCTGCAGGGAGTCCAGCAGCAGGTCGCGCAGCTGTCCGCGGTCGATCTCCGGCCGGAACAGCTCGTCGGGCTCGGGCAGGTGGTGGTCGGTGATGCGGCCGGTCACGTCCATCCGGCGCATCTCCTGCCCTTCCGGGCGGGCCAGGGCCAGGAACTCGTCGAGCAGACCGGCGGCCTTGAGGGCGACCTGCCCGCTGTCGGCGTGCAGGTCGAGGCTGCCGCCCTGGTCGCGCGCCTCCGGCCCGAGGTCGCGGTCGTGGACCGTGACCGCCAGGCCGTGCTGCTGGAGGACCCGCGCGCAGGTCAGCCCGGCGGGCCCGGCCCCGATGACGCTGATCCTGGCGCGGGTGGCTTCCGGAGGGTTCATCGCGGTGACCTTCCCATCGGTGAGAGCCCGGGCGGGCGCCCGAGCGAACGCGGAACGAGTATAAAAGTGAAACGAGTCAACTTTTCAACCGAGTTCACCGATGGTTACGATCGGCGCATGACCGAGCCCCCCGTCGGCCGCCGCGAGCGCAAGAAGGCGGCCACCCGGCGAGCGATCGCCGACGCCGCGCTGCGCCTGTTCCTGGAGCGCGGGTTCGAGCAGGTGAGCATCCGCGAGATCGCCGACGCGGCCGACGTGTCGACCACGACGGTGTTCAAGCACTTCCCGTGCAAGGAAGCGCTCGTCTTCGACCAGGACGAGGAACGGGAGGCGGCCCTGGTCGCCGCGGTGCGGCAGCGGCCCGCCGGGCAGAGCATCCCCGAGGCCCTCCGCCGGCACGTCCTCGACGCCTGGCTGCCGTTCGTCGAGCACCCGCAGCAGGCCGAGTTCACCGAGCTCGTGCACTCCACGCCGGCGCTGCGCGCCTACGCCGACCAGATGTGGACCCGGCACACCGACAGCCTCAGCGCCGCCATCGCCGCCGAGTGCGGCGTCGCGCACGACGACCTCGCGTGCGTCGCCCTGGCCCGGTTCGCGCTCCAGGTCCCCACGCTCGCCCACGGGCAGCGGGACCGCCGCGCCGCGGTCGAGACCCTCTTCGACCTGCTCGTCCACGGCTGGACTCCCCCGAGCCCCGCGAACGACTAGCACCGCGGGGCGGCCCGCGAGCGTGCCGGGCGCTCGCGGGCCGACCGGGGTGTCACAGCGGCGGTTCCAGGTGCGCCCAGGGGCGTTCGGCCTCCAGCTGGGCTGCCAGGGACAGCAGCGTCGGTTCGGCGCCGAGGCCGCCGACGAACTGCACGCCCAGCGGGAGCCCGTCCGGCGTCCGGTAGGTCGGCACGCTCATGGCCGGACGACCGGTGACGTTCGCCAGCTGGGTGAACGGCACCTTCTCCAGGTTCTTCAGCACCAGGTCGTTGACCGGCCGGGTGCGCGCCACCTTGCCCGCCAGCCCGACCGCGAGCAGCAGCTGCACCGCCTTCTGCAGGGCCGGGGGTGTGTCGAGCTCCCCGATCCGGCCCGGCGGGTGCGCCAGCGCCGGCGTCAGGAGGAGGTCGTAGCGGCTGTGGAAGTCGGCGAGCGCGCGGTTGTGGTCGTTCCAGCGGTCGAGCACCGCGACGTACTCGACGGCCTTCGTCTCCCGGCCCGCGGCCGCGAGCAACCGGGTGTCGAGCTCGAAGTCGTCCGGAGCCGCACCGAAGGCCCGCCGCGCGTCCTCCACCGCTCGGGCCAGCTGGACGAACCACACGGTGAGGAAGTCGCGGGACAGCTGGCGGCCGTCGATGTCCGGCTCGGCCTCCTCGACGTCGTGGCCCAGCCCGGCGAGCAGGGCGGCCGCGTCCTTGACCGCCGACACCGCGTGCGGGCTCACCGCGGATCCCAGTGGTGAGCGGCAGGTGAACCCGATCCGCAGCCTCCCCGGCTCACGGCGGGCGTGCTCGGCGTAGGGCAGCTCCGGGCGGGCCGCCAGGTAGGGCCCACCCGGGTCCGGGCGGGCGGTGAGCACGTCCAGCATCACGGCCGAGTCCCGCACCGTCCGGGAGATCACCCCGTCGGTGGCGCCGCCGTGCATCTGCTCGGCGCGGTCCGGCCCCGCAGGCACCAGACCGCGTCCCGGCTTCAGTCCGAACAGGCCGCAGCACGCCGCCGGGATGCGGATCGACCCGCCGCCGTCGCTGGCCCCGGCCACCGGCACGATCCCGGCGGCGACCGCGGCGGCGGAACCGCCGGACGAACCGCCGGGCGTGCGGTCGGTGTCCCACGGGTTGCGGGACGGGCCGTGGGCCACCGGTTCGGTGATCCCCTTGGCACCGAACTCCGGCGTGTTGGTCCGGCCGAAGATCACCAGCCCGGCGTCGAGCCACCGCTCGACGCTGGCGCTGTGCCGGGTCGCCACGGCTGTGCGCGTGGACCGGGACCCGCTGCCGGTGCGCACCCCGGCGTAGTCCTGGTGCAGGTCCTTGACCAGGAACGGCACGCCGGCCAGTGCCCCGGTCAGCGGCTGCGCCGCCCGCTCGCGCGCGATCCCGACCATCGGCCGCACGATCGCGTTGATCCGGTCGTTGACCTGCTCCGCCCGTTCGATCGCCGTCTCGAGCAGCTCCGGCGGCGCGACCTCACCGGTGCGCACGAGCTCGGCCAGGCCCACGGCGTCATGACGCCGGTACTCCGCGTAGTCCATTCGAACACGTTGGCACGCCGACGATGTCCGGGTGAACCCCTCAACTGCCCAGACCGACGCCGTGCCGGTCGAGGAAGGACAGCCAGCGGCCGCGGCGGCCGGCGTTCTGGTCGGCCCGGGCCAGTGCGCGGCGGGTCAGCTGGACCAGCGGCCAGCGCAGCGGCTCCGGTGGGAAGGGCAGCGGCGGACGGCGCACCAGCTCCAGGCGGGTCCGCTCGGTGTCCTCGCCCCACAGCAGGTCCAGCGCGGTGCGGGCGCCGAACCGGGACGCGGCGACGCCCAGACCGGTGTAGCCGACCGCGTAGGCGATGCGGCCGGTGCGGCCGATCAGCGGGGTGAACCGGGTCGTGGAGTCGATCGGGCCGCCCCAGCGGTGGGTGAACCGCACGCCCTCCAGCTGCGGGAAGGTGCGGAAGAAGCCGCGCGCCAGCTGGCGGTGCGACGCGTCGTGGCGGGCCAGCTCCGGGTCGGTGCGCCCGCCGAAGTAGTACACCGGCTCGTAGCCGCCCCACAGGACCCGGCCGTCCGGGGTCGGGCGGTAGTAGTGGAAGCGGTTGGCGCTGTCGGTGATGCCCTGGCGGTCCCGCCAGCCCAGCTCCGCCCACTGCCGGTCGGACAGCGGTTCGGTCACCAGCACGTAGTCCCAGACCGGCAGCACGCGGCGGCGGACGGTGCGCAGCGGGGCGCGGAACGCGTTGGTGCCCAGCAGGACCTCGCCGGCGCGCACCCGTGCGCGGGGCGTGCGCACCAGGACCTGCCCGCCGCGCTCGCGCAGTCCGCGCACCGGGCTGGCCTCGTGGACCCGCACGCCCAGGCGCTCCGCCGCGTCGGCCAGGCCCCAGGTCAACCGGGCGGGGTCGACCAGGCCCCCGGCGTCGGGCAACCGCAGTCCCGCCCGGTAGGTCGGCGATCCCACGTCCGCACGGATGCCCCCGGCGCCCAGGAAGCGGGCCGCCATCCCGTGCTCCCGGTGCAGCTCGGCCTCGTCGCTGAGCTCGGCGACCTCGTGCGGCTCGGTGGCCACGGCGGTCCTGCCGCACCACCGCAGGTCCGCGTCGATGCCGTGCTCCCGGACGAACTCGTCGATCTCGCGCAGGTTCTGCCGCCCGAGCTCGACCAGCCGCGGGAGCTCGGCGGGCCAGTGCAGCGCGCCGTGCACCAGGCCGTGCGTCAGGGACTCGGAGAGGAACCCGCCGTTGCGGCCGCTCCCGCCGTGCCCGAGGCGGTGCGCTTCGAGCAGCAGCACGTCGAGCTCGGGCCGCCGCCGCTTGGCCTCGACCGCCGCCCACAGCCCGGTGAACCCGCCGCCGACCACCACCAGGTCCGCCTCGTGCACCCCGGTCAGGGGGGCACGCGGTTCCGGCCGGTCGGCGCGGTCGGTCCAGAACACGGTCACCGCGGCGTCGGCCAACGCGACGTCGAGCTGCGCTGCGTCCATCCAGCGCTATCCCCACCAGGGGCGGTAGCCGGCACCGTGCTTGGCGACCCGTTGGACGTCCCGGCGGATCTCGCGGGTCTCGCGCGCCACGCCCGGCGGGAACCCGTGCTTGATCGCGCGGTGCTCGGCCGTCTCCCCCATGTAGCAGATCGAGTAGAACAAGCCCACCAGCAGCCCGAGCAGGATCGCGCTCAGCCGGACCTCCAGCGGGCCGGGCAGCAGCACCAGCAAGCAGAACGGCGCCAGCTGGGTCAGCGCGCGCAGGACGTGCCGCAGCACCCAGGTGCGGCAGGTGACGTCGTGCAGCACCCACTCGGCGCAGCGGTCCGGGAGCTTGCCGCCGAAGGCGTACCAGACCCATTGCGCGAGATTGGGTCGGTCGGTCGCCATGGTCTCCAGGCTAGCCTCCGCGGGGTCGTACCGGATCCGCTCATCGGCCGGTGCTGCTTTCGCAGTCGGATCCTAGGACGCCCCTCCGCGCCGACCGGCGACCGGTTCGCGCCCGTCGCGTCACACCGTGGCGACCGCTCGGTAACGGAACCGGCGGTGCGCCGATGTTCCTGGCAGAAGGGGTGAGTGCAGTGTTCGTGGTTGTCGTGGCGATGTTGTTGGTCGTGATCTTGGGTGCGGTGATGTTCACCGACGTGCTCGACGGGAAGGGTGCTGCGGACGACCGGTCGTTCAAGCACCTGGTGGCGGAGTTCATGCGAGGGGTCCGGACTCCCAGCCACCGCTGAACCGTCCGAAGTGGAGGAAGGCCCGGTCGCCGAGGCGGCCGGGCCTCCGTCGTCACAGGGGCCCCGCGGCGGTGAGGTCGGCGGCCAGCACCCGGGGGCCCACTGCGGGCAGTCCTCGGACCGGGCCACCGGCCGGCCGTGGAGCCGGCCGATCGGGGAGGCCGCGGCGGACGGTGCCGCCGAGCAGGTCCACGCGCTCCTCTGCGGCTCGGTGGCATCGGCCCGGAGACCGCCGTCCGAGCCCCTGACCAGTGACGATCTTGCCCCGGGACTGGAACCGGCGATCACCGGTCGCGTAGGGTGCAGCCGACCCGCTTCATCCATTCGAGTGAGGACGAGCGGACGATCGGACCGACCAGGTGAGGTGACAACCAGTGGGCAGTTCGTCGTTGCCTCGGACCCGCGGCCGGCACCGGCTCGTGCGGCCCCAGAGGTGGCGCCGTGTGACTCCCCCGCGCCTGCTCGGCTACGCCGTCGCGGTGTTCGTCACCGCGGTCGCGGTGGGCAGCGCGCACCACGGCACGGCGACGGATCCGGTCGCGAGCCCGCAGGGCCCCGCCCCGGCACCGGCCGCCCGGCTCCTGCCGCCGCAGGTGGCCCCGACCGTGCCGGACCTCTCCGAATCCGTCGCCGTCGTCGCACCGCCGCCCGCCCCGGAGACCACGGCCGCGCCTGCGGCCGCCGCCGAGCCGGAGCCGGTGCGCGCGACCGGGACCGCCGAGGCCGCGGCGCAGCCGACGGCCCCGCGCGCGGTGACCACGCCCCCGTCCGAGCCCGCCGAACAGCCGACGGAGTCGGTGCCCCCGGCGCAGGAACCGCCGACGGAGACGCAGCCGCCGACGGAGACGCAGCCGCCGACGGAGTCCGCGCCGCCCTCGGAAACCCCGCCGCCGTCGGAAATGCCGCCGCCGTCGGGAACGCGGCCCCCGTCGGAGACGGAGCCGCCCGAGGAGACCCCGCCGCCGTCGGAGCCGCCGACCGGGCCGGAGCGCCCGCGGCTGCTGCCGCCCCTCGGTGACGTCATCGAGGGCATCACCGGACCGCTGCTCGGCCGCTAGCCGTCGCGATCCTCGGCACCCGGTGGGACAGTCGCTCCCGAGGGGGTTGCCGCCATGGACGTCATCGCGATCACCGGTGGGACCGGGCACCTGGGGCGCGACCTGGTGCGCCGGCTCACGCCCGCGCACCAGGTCCGGGTGCTCTCCCGCCGTCCGGGCACCGATCCCGCGGTGGAGTGGGTGCCGGGTGACCTGAGCACCGGCGAGGGCGTGGCCGAGCTCGTCGCCGGGGCGACCACCGTGGTGCACGCGGCCACCCACTCCCCCGCGGCGCAGCGCGGGTACCTGCACCCGAAGGACTTCTGGCGCAGCCCGCCCGACGTGGACGTCGACGGCACCAGCCGGCTGCTGGAGGACGCGACCGCGGCCGAGGTGCAGCACTTCCTCTACGTGTCCGTCGTGGGCGTGGACCGCCCCGCGCTGCCCTACCTGCAGCTCAAGCACACCGCCGAGGAGCTGGTGAGCGTCTCCGAACTGCCGTGGTCGGTGGTGCGCGCCACCCAGTTCCACTGGTTGCTGGACCGGATGTTCAGCCG
This region of Saccharopolyspora hordei genomic DNA includes:
- a CDS encoding uracil-xanthine permease family protein, which codes for MRQGLGARLGIGWRVHGDGSTPRPGEAVAPDERLSWGRTVGLGAQHVVAMFGATFVFPVLMGLDPNLAIMVSGVATILFLLIVQGKIPSYLGSSASFVGVVAVVRAGGGDTSTVTGALLVCALVLSAVGLLIHVVGAQVVHRVLPPAVSGAVVMLIGFNLAPVVASTYWPQDQWIALITMLVVLGCSALLRGFWSRIAVFLGLVVGYGLSWLFDLGFGPITAPDANGVVGTHPRVDLSAVADAPWFGLPALHAPSFELSAVVVVLPVVIALIAENAGHVKAVEEMTGTRLDSHMGRAIFADGFASTLSTAVGGPPTTTYAENIGVMAATRVYSTAAYWVAAVVAVLFGLCPKFGAVIAATPGGVLGGITVVLYGMIGLLGAKIWVENRVDFGDPVNLLPLAAGLVMGIGGVSLEITPQFSLNGIALGTLVTLVGYHVLRALVPGRRGQPSV
- a CDS encoding TIGR03842 family LLM class F420-dependent oxidoreductase, yielding MDFGLVLQTDPPAWSVVERMRRAEELGFSHGWTFDSCVLWQEPFVIHSQVLSATERLRVGTMVTNPVTRDWTVTASAFATLNDMFGPRTVCGIGRGDSAVRVTGGHPTTLANLEHAMQVIKDLAEGREVQLNGTAVRLPWVRDGQLPVWMGAYGPKALELVGRQADGFILQLADPYLTRWMVDHVRQAARDAGRDPESITVCVAAPAYVGDDLAHAREQCRWFGGMVGNHVADLVARYGDSAEAVPSALTDYIKGRQGYDYSHHGRAGNRSTDFVPDEIVDRFCLLGPPEQHVAKLHELREAGVDQFAIYAMHDAIDATVDAYGERIVPALR
- the hydA gene encoding dihydropyrimidinase, with the protein product MSRTVIRGGLVITATEEVRADVLVEGEQVAAIAAPEVAEQWVDGADTVVDAAGHYVIPGAVDGHTHMQMPFGGTYASDTFETGTRAAAWGGTTTIVDFAIQPVGGSLREGLDAWHAEADGRCAVDYGFHMILSDVGDDALKEVDALVAEGITSFKMFMAYPGVFYSDDGQILRAMQQAADNGALTMVHAENGIAIDVLVQQALAAGRTDPRYHGQVRHPLLEAEATHRAIQLARVAGAPLYVVHVSAGEAVAELARARDDGLAVFGETCPQYLFLSADDLARPEFEGAKYVCSTPLRPVAHQAHLWRALRTNDLSVVSTDHCPFCFKDQKELGLGDFSKIPNGIPGVENRVDLLHQAVVDGHISRRRWVELACTTPARMFGLHPRKGTIAPGSDADIVVYDPHREHVLSAQTHHMNVDYNAYEGRTVTGAVRTVLSRGQVIVDDGAYLGRAGHGRFLRRDTCQYLT
- a CDS encoding aspartate aminotransferase family protein, which produces MTSTHAELAKRHRAVLPEWLALYYDEPIDVERGEGRYVWDAEGNRYLDFFGGILTTMTAHALPEVTAAVREQAGKVLHTSTLYLNRPMVELAERVAELSGIDDPRVFFTTSGTEANDAALLLATTYRGSNQVLALRNSYHGRSFSALAVTGNRGWSPTSLSPVQTSYVHGSRRRGTPLADLSDEDFTEACVADLEDVLGQLHGTVACLIAEPVQGVGGFTLPPDGLFARFKEVLDRSGILWISDEVQTGWGRTGEHFWGWQAHDACGAPDVVTFAKGIGNGLSIGGVIARAEVMNCLGANSISTFGGSPITAAGALANLDHLVAHDLQGNAARVGAVLRGQLDAAVGRVPAVAEVRGKGLMLGVELVRPDGSPAPELATAVLEATKSAGLLVGKGGLDGNVLRIAPPLSLTEEEARDGARILLSALEEVGTR
- a CDS encoding nitrilase-related carbon-nitrogen hydrolase, translating into MSNTVRAALVQAKWTGDTASMVDQHEAHVRAAAAQGAQVIGFQEVFNAPYFCQVQEAEHHRWAEPVPDGPTVQRMCALARETGMVLVVPLYEVDGPGFYYNTAAVIDADGTYLGKYRKHHLPHLPGFWEKYYFRPGNLGWPVFDTAVGRIGVYICYDRHFPEGWRALGLAGAQLVYNPSATSRGLSSYLWKLEQPAAAVANEYFIAAINRVGVEEYGDNDFYGTSYFVDPYGQFVGDPASDTDEELVVRDLDFDLIEEVRQKWAFYRDRRPDAYQPLTAP